One Fusarium poae strain DAOMC 252244 chromosome 4, whole genome shotgun sequence DNA window includes the following coding sequences:
- a CDS encoding hypothetical protein (BUSCO:8456at5125), producing MAPQPEKSQLKRQRGSLPDDETETKKPRRTERLEGDADKTPVVNKQHLPSPLTHHTDDYSEVNKDSAVTSPEKKENESTPKKSEDNSQSQALSSPPQDTQPLSQFADRHPAISDDIEDEIREGVWGYLVPLDPKYGDKPIVLKKRSACPLPHTVSDVAKKENENNTNDKNGKSAAMKDEETFEKKKEKGAPSGGYLIGRHPECDIVVNDGIVSNRHCLIFTENKGNDTVAIVEDLSSNGTYVNEAIVGRNQRRELEEQDEIAVHGKARFVFRYPQTRQTSAFLQQYTLLEKLGKGHFAEVYLCVEKTTGQRFAVKIFTKHPGVEDRSKTEGLQQEIGVLMGVSHPNVLCLKDTFNERDRVYLVLELAPEGELFNFIVMKQKLSEDESRKLFVQLFQGIKYLHERNIVHRDIKPENILLVDKNLHVKLADFGLAKIIGEESFTTTLCGTPSYVAPEILADSKQRKYTKAVDVWSLGVVLYICLCGFPPFSDELYSRDFPFTLSQQIKSGRFDYPSPYWDSVGDPALDLIDSMLIVDPEKRYTIDQCLQHPWLIQSSPSVNDSTGGLVGGIAGLVVNRRGPARERTLLSSLNTVEITAQIDAGKDKRPVKVFAKNKGRVTNVLKESDPASRRAPDEFIEMGGKGDQELFPDDDSSIYPTGDNGEKIKASKAKR from the exons ATGGCTCCGCAGCCAGAGAAGAGCCAATTGAAGCGTCAGCGC GGCTCGCTGCCAGATGACGAGACAGAGACCAAGAAACCTCGTAGAACCGAGCGCCTCGAGGGTGACGCAGACAAGACTCCTGTTGTTAACAAACAGCATCTTCCATCCCCTCTCACACACCATACCGATGACTACAGCGAGGTCAACAAAGACTCTGCCGTGACTTCTccggaaaagaaggaaaacgAGAGTACTCCCAAAAAATCCGAAGACAATTCACAGAGCCAGGCGCTGTCCTCTCCGCCCCAAGACACGCAGCCGTTGAGTCAGTTCGCTGATCGCCACCCCGCCATTTCAGACGATATCGAAGAtgagattcgcgagggtgtTTGGGGATACCTTGTTCCCCTGGACCCAAAGTACGGAGATAAGCCCATCGTGTTGAAGAAGCGAAGCGCATGTCCACTCCCACACACGGTTTCCGATGTGGCGAAGAAGGAGAACGAGAATAACACAAATGATAAGAACGGCAAATCGGCAGCGATGAAAGATGAAGAGAcctttgagaagaagaaggagaagggcgCTCCTTCTGGCGGCTATTTGATCGGTCGTCATCCTGAGTGTG ATATTGTTGTCAACGATGGCATTGTATCGAACAGACATTGCCTTATTTTTACTGAGAACAAGGGTAATGATACAGTAGCGATCGTCGAAGACTTGTCGAGCAACGGTACATACGTCAATGAGGCCATTGTAGGACGGAATCAACGTCGTGAGTTGGAGGAACAAGACGAGATTGCGGTTCACGGTAAGGCGCGCTTCGTCTTTCGGTACCCCCAGACTCGCCAAACCAGCGCTTTCCTACAACAGTATACTCTCCTCGAGAAACTTGGTAAGGGCCATTTTGCAGAGGTTTACCTTTGCGTCGAGAAGACAACTGGGCAACGTTTTGCTGTCAAAATCTTCACAAAACACCCGGGGGTTGAGGACCGCTCCAAGACGGAGGGTCTACAGCAGGAGATCGGTGTCCTCATGGGCGTCAGCCACCCTAATGTCCTTTGTTTGAAGGATACGTTTAATGAACGAGATCGCGTCTACTTGGTGCTCGAATTGGCGCCAGAAGGAGAGCTGTTCAATTTCATAGTAATGAAGCAGAAGCTCAGCGAAGATGAGTCGAGGAAGTTGTTCGTGCAGCTTTTCCAGGGCATAAAGTACTTG CACGAACGCAACATTGTGCACCGTGacatcaagcctgagaacatCTTGTTGGTAGATAAAAATCTCCACGTGAAGCTGGCGGATTTCGGTTTGGCCAAGATCATTGGAGAGGAATCGTTTACAACCACACTCTGCGGAACTCCCAGCTACGTCGCGCCCGAAATTCTTGCCGACTCTAAGCAACGCAAGTATACAAAGGCCGTCGACGTCTGGTCATTGGGTGTCGTTCTTTACATCTGCTTGTGTGGTTTCCCACCATTCTCTGATGAACTCTACTCACGCGATTTCCCTTTCACACTTTCGCAACAGATTAAGAGTGGCCGTTTCGATTATCCATCGCCATACTGGGATTCTGTTGGAGACCCAGCCC TTGACCTGATTGACTCAATGTTGATTGTCGATCCCGAGAAGAGGTACACGATTGACCAGTGCTTGCAGCACCCCTGGCTCATACAGAGCTCCCCCTCCGTCAACGATAGCACTGGTGGTTTGGTGGGCGGCATTGCCGGCCTCGTAGTCAATCGGAGAGGTCCTGCCCGTGAACGAACATTATTGTCATCACTCAACACCGTTGAAATTACCGCGCAAATCGATGCTGGCAAGGACAAGCGACCCGTCAAGGTATTTGCAAAGAACAAAGGCCGCGTCACAAACGTTTTAAAAGAGTCTGATCCTGCTTCTCGACGAGCACCAGACGAATTCATCGAGATGGGAGGTAAGGGCGACCAAGAACTATTCCCGGACGATGACTCGAGCATTTACCCCACAGGTGACAATGGCGAGAAGATCAAGGCAAGCAAGGCCAAGCGATAA